A window from Gossypium raimondii isolate GPD5lz chromosome 7, ASM2569854v1, whole genome shotgun sequence encodes these proteins:
- the LOC105797441 gene encoding E3 ubiquitin-protein ligase MBR2 isoform X1, which translates to MDGYTSKRAADGLVVPGKGSGIILKDHVNNRERNAQFCNRIGCSGRLNSMKGTLSGCSEKSKSSRPPYRTSSSGKEIIGSSSRVYSAPINSRKSSTNPQKKLSSQLETDSSETSSVQDEPEGSELISPPGKIQRGLQPRADDADSREVRVMEVGSSCAATNTKPRRSFSQRAGLGNQDALASPSVTLASCSASLATRANASRYSLRNIKCNSISDVVPSGCSSSDSSLSRRKDTVKKRNADGEGSSSTKGKKLSGSSLEGRSNVSSHGVSISDSRRARNWSPNSDSSVASSVRTRRSSSCYGRGRLPNQDNGSILTLNEPPVVMPQVPQAAVTIDLSAPVSTETGSTCASSYGRAGRISDSLHSIIPSIPSEAGINRSSMTGDSFRRYNMDGIAEVLLALERIEQDEELTYEQLLVLETSLFLNGLNFYDQHRDMRLDIDNMSYEELLALEERMGNVSTALSEEAMSKCLKKSIYEAISMEDVAKVSCEVEKDDVKCSICQEEYVVGDEVGRLQCEHRYHVGCIRQWLQVKNWCPICKASAEAMQSSCSSQN; encoded by the exons ATGGATGGATATACTAGTAAAAGAGCTGCTGATGGGCTTGTTGTACCTGGCAAGGGTTCCGGCATTATCTTGAAGGATCATGTTAATAACAGAGAACGGAATGCTCAATTTTGCAACCGAATTGGGTGCAGTGGCAGGCTGAACTCAATGAAAGGTACTCTGAGTGGCTGCTCAGAAAAATCCAAATCTTCGAGGCCGCCTTACCGCACTTCATCGAGTGGCAAGGAAATAATTGGAAGCTCCTCTAGGGTATACTCTGCACCTATCAACTCTAGAAAATCCTCTACGAATCCTCAGAAAAAGTTATCATCTCAGCTGGAAACAGATTCATCTGAAACTAGTAGTGTTCAGGATGAGCCAGAAGGGTCAGAGCTCATATCCCCACCGGGAAAGATTCAAAGAGGGTTGCAGCCCAGAGCCGATGATGCTGATTCTAGGGAAGTTAGAGTAATGGAAGTTGGAAGCTCTTGTGCAGCAACAAACACAAAACCGAGGAGAAGCTTTAGTCAGCGTGCGGGGTTGGGCAACCAGGATGCTCTTGCCAGTCCATCGGTTACTTTGGCCTCTTGTAGTGCTTCCCTGGCAACTCGTGCCAACGCAAGCAGGTACAGTTTGAGAAATATAAAGTGTAACTCTATTTCTGATGTTGTTCCTTCTGGTTGTTCATCTTCGGATTCAAGCCTCAGCAGAAGGAAAGACACAGTAAAAAAGAGAAATGCGGATGGAGAAGGTAGCTCTTCAACTAAGGGAAAGAAGTTGAGTGGGTCATCTTTGGAGGGACGGAGCAATGTTTCTAGTCACGGTGTCTCCATTTCTGATTCAAGGCGAGCTAGAAATTGGTCCCCGAATAGTGATAGTAGTGTTGCTTCTTCAGTTAGGACTCGAAGATCAAGCAGTTGTTATGGTAGAGGGAGACTCCCTAACCAGGACAATGGGAGTATTTTAACTTTGAATGAGCCCCCTGTGGTCATGCCGCAAGTGCCTCAAGCTGCTGTAACCATCGATTTGAGTGCACCTGTTTCCACAGAAACTGGCTCAACTTGTGCTAGTTCTTACGGTCGAGCAGGTAGAATAAGTGATAGTTTACACAGTATCATACCGTCTATTCCTTCTGAAGCTGGCATCAACCGCTCTTCAATGACCGGGGATAGTTTCCGGCGCTACAATATGGATGGCATTGCAGAG GTGTTATTAGCTCTTGAGAGGATCGAACAAGATGAAGAGTTGACGTATGAG CAATTACTTGTTCTAGAGACCAGCTTGTTCcttaatggcctgaatttttaCGACCAACATAGAGACATGAGATTGGATATAGACAATATGTCATACGAG GAATTACTAGCTCTAGAAGAGAGGATGGGTAATGTGAGCACTGCACTATCCGAAGAAGCAATGTCGAAATGCCTTAAAAAAAGCATCTACGAAGCAATATCTATGGAGGATGTTGCAAAGGTCAGCTGTGAGGTTGAAAAGGATGATGTGAAATGCAGTATATGCCAG GAAGAGTATGTTGTTGGAGATGAAGTAGGGAGGCTGCAGTGTGAACATAGGTACCATGTTGGGTGCATACGGCAGTGGTTGCAGGTGAAGAATTGGTGCCCTATTTGCAAAGCATCAGCAGAAGCCATGCAGTCTTCTTGTTCATCTCAGAACTGA
- the LOC105797441 gene encoding uncharacterized protein LOC105797441 isoform X2 produces MDGYTSKRAADGLVVPGKGSGIILKDHVNNRERNAQFCNRIGCSGRLNSMKGTLSGCSEKSKSSRPPYRTSSSGKEIIGSSSRDEPEGSELISPPGKIQRGLQPRADDADSREVRVMEVGSSCAATNTKPRRSFSQRAGLGNQDALASPSVTLASCSASLATRANASRYSLRNIKCNSISDVVPSGCSSSDSSLSRRKDTVKKRNADGEGSSSTKGKKLSGSSLEGRSNVSSHGVSISDSRRARNWSPNSDSSVASSVRTRRSSSCYGRGRLPNQDNGSILTLNEPPVVMPQVPQAAVTIDLSAPVSTETGSTCASSYGRAGRISDSLHSIIPSIPSEAGINRSSMTGDSFRRYNMDGIAEVLLALERIEQDEELTYEQLLVLETSLFLNGLNFYDQHRDMRLDIDNMSYEELLALEERMGNVSTALSEEAMSKCLKKSIYEAISMEDVAKVSCEVEKDDVKCSICQEEYVVGDEVGRLQCEHRYHVGCIRQWLQVKNWCPICKASAEAMQSSCSSQN; encoded by the exons ATGGATGGATATACTAGTAAAAGAGCTGCTGATGGGCTTGTTGTACCTGGCAAGGGTTCCGGCATTATCTTGAAGGATCATGTTAATAACAGAGAACGGAATGCTCAATTTTGCAACCGAATTGGGTGCAGTGGCAGGCTGAACTCAATGAAAGGTACTCTGAGTGGCTGCTCAGAAAAATCCAAATCTTCGAGGCCGCCTTACCGCACTTCATCGAGTGGCAAGGAAATAATTGGAAGCTCCTCTAGG GATGAGCCAGAAGGGTCAGAGCTCATATCCCCACCGGGAAAGATTCAAAGAGGGTTGCAGCCCAGAGCCGATGATGCTGATTCTAGGGAAGTTAGAGTAATGGAAGTTGGAAGCTCTTGTGCAGCAACAAACACAAAACCGAGGAGAAGCTTTAGTCAGCGTGCGGGGTTGGGCAACCAGGATGCTCTTGCCAGTCCATCGGTTACTTTGGCCTCTTGTAGTGCTTCCCTGGCAACTCGTGCCAACGCAAGCAGGTACAGTTTGAGAAATATAAAGTGTAACTCTATTTCTGATGTTGTTCCTTCTGGTTGTTCATCTTCGGATTCAAGCCTCAGCAGAAGGAAAGACACAGTAAAAAAGAGAAATGCGGATGGAGAAGGTAGCTCTTCAACTAAGGGAAAGAAGTTGAGTGGGTCATCTTTGGAGGGACGGAGCAATGTTTCTAGTCACGGTGTCTCCATTTCTGATTCAAGGCGAGCTAGAAATTGGTCCCCGAATAGTGATAGTAGTGTTGCTTCTTCAGTTAGGACTCGAAGATCAAGCAGTTGTTATGGTAGAGGGAGACTCCCTAACCAGGACAATGGGAGTATTTTAACTTTGAATGAGCCCCCTGTGGTCATGCCGCAAGTGCCTCAAGCTGCTGTAACCATCGATTTGAGTGCACCTGTTTCCACAGAAACTGGCTCAACTTGTGCTAGTTCTTACGGTCGAGCAGGTAGAATAAGTGATAGTTTACACAGTATCATACCGTCTATTCCTTCTGAAGCTGGCATCAACCGCTCTTCAATGACCGGGGATAGTTTCCGGCGCTACAATATGGATGGCATTGCAGAG GTGTTATTAGCTCTTGAGAGGATCGAACAAGATGAAGAGTTGACGTATGAG CAATTACTTGTTCTAGAGACCAGCTTGTTCcttaatggcctgaatttttaCGACCAACATAGAGACATGAGATTGGATATAGACAATATGTCATACGAG GAATTACTAGCTCTAGAAGAGAGGATGGGTAATGTGAGCACTGCACTATCCGAAGAAGCAATGTCGAAATGCCTTAAAAAAAGCATCTACGAAGCAATATCTATGGAGGATGTTGCAAAGGTCAGCTGTGAGGTTGAAAAGGATGATGTGAAATGCAGTATATGCCAG GAAGAGTATGTTGTTGGAGATGAAGTAGGGAGGCTGCAGTGTGAACATAGGTACCATGTTGGGTGCATACGGCAGTGGTTGCAGGTGAAGAATTGGTGCCCTATTTGCAAAGCATCAGCAGAAGCCATGCAGTCTTCTTGTTCATCTCAGAACTGA
- the LOC105799654 gene encoding uncharacterized protein LOC105799654, whose translation MQPQQGFRIDLAELKAQIVKKIGVERSKRYFYDLTRFLSQKLSKNEFDKSCYRLLGRENLPLHNQLIRSMLKNACQAKTPPPVFEAAPVKSLIQTAKTSPAREDDGHQHVGSHPNTDKWSNGVLPVSSPRKVRSGIRDRKLRDRPSPLGPNGKIVVSYQSVGKGDNSIKLGMDNGDLTPYDYQRPVQHLLAVAEQPEIQREGLVHSTGRPKVPSKDQSEGAFVEDGEEVEQINPINLLSTSSLLAPLGISFCSASVGGARKAPAVASSGGFISYYDSGGLYDTETLKKRMDQIAAVQGLGDVSAECASLLSSMLDVYLKKLIRSCVDLVGSRSTSEPRKHCAHKQQPQGKLVNGMWPSNHWHMQSTTGPTKVLHEQGQQRSISLLHFKVAMELNPQQLGEDWPWLLEKICMHSFEE comes from the coding sequence ATGCAACCCCAGCAAGGGTTCAGAATTGATTTAGCTGAATTGAAAGCTCAGATAGTGAAGAAGATTGGGGTTGAGAGGTCAAAAAGGTATTTTTATGATTTGACTAGGTTTTTAAGTCAGAAGCTCAGTAAAAATGAGTTTGATAAGTCATGTTACCGCTTACTTGGGAGGGAGAATCTGCCACTGCATAATCAGTTGATACGTTCGATGTTAAAAAATGCATGTCAGGCTAAGACTCCACCACCAGTTTTTGAAGCAGCTCCCGTGAAATCTTTGATACAAACTGCGAAAACTTCTCCTGCTAGAGAAGATGATGGACATCAACATGTGGGGTCACATCCAAATACAGATAAATGGTCAAATGGTGTTTTGCCAGTGTCATCCCCACGAAAGGTTAGGTCTGGAATTCGGGATAGAAAACTCAGGGATAGGCCCAGCCCGCTGGGGCCAAATGGAAAGATTGTTGTTTCATATCAGTCAGTTGGGAAGGGAGACAATAGCATTAAATTGGGTATGGACAATGGGGATTTGACTCCATATGACTATCAGAGACCAGTGCAGCATCTTCTAGCAGTTGCCGAGCAGCCTGAAATTCAAAGAGAAGGTTTGGTGCATTCCACAGGAAGACCAAAGGTGCCTAGTAAAGATCAGAGTGAAGGAGCCTTTGTTGAAGATGGGGAGGAGGTGGAACAAATTAATCCCATTAATCTCCTCTCTACAAGTTCTTTGCTTGCACCACTTGGGATCTCATTTTGCTCAGCTAGTGTAGGTGGGGCCCGCAAAGCTCCTGCGGTGGCTAGCAGTGGCGGCTTCATTAGCTACTATGACAGTGGCGGTTTGTATGATACTGAGACATTGAAGAAACGTATGGATCAGATTGCAGCAGTGCAGGGCCTTGGAGACGTTTCCGCAGAATGTGCTAGCTTGTTGAGTAGCATGTTGGATGTCTACTTGAAGAAACTGATTAGGTCATGTGTTGATTTGGTTGGATCAAGGTCAACAAGTGAACCGAGAAAGCACTGTGCCCACAAGCAGCAGCCTCAAGGCAAGCTTGTTAATGGTATGTGGCCAAGCAATCACTGGCATATGCAGAGTACCACTGGGCCCACAAAAGTTTTGCATGAGCAGGGGCAGCAGCGCTCAATATCTCTGCTTCATTTCAAAGTGGCAATGGAGCTAAATCCTCAGCAGCTGGGTGAAGATTGGCCATGGCTGCTTGAAAAAATTTGTATGCATTCCTTTGAAGAATGA